One part of the Aspergillus luchuensis IFO 4308 DNA, chromosome 5, nearly complete sequence genome encodes these proteins:
- a CDS encoding uncharacterized protein (COG:S;~EggNog:ENOG410PQY4), whose amino-acid sequence MASAERPRILLLSLAYRDFLDEVYSTLFTRLSEVANIKRAKTANTALQIIAEATFKAFIITDEGLTESNQENRGGAR is encoded by the coding sequence ATGGCCTCAGCCGAGAGACCCcgaattcttcttctctctctcgcatATCGCGACTTTCTCGATGAAGTCTATTCCACGCTCTTCACCAGGCTCTCAGAAGTGGCCAACATTAAGCGCGCGAAGACCGCAAACACTGCGCTTCAGATAATCGCCGAGGCCACCTTCAAAGCATTTATCATAACAGACGAAGGCCTTACCGAATCCAATCAAGAGAACCGGGGAGGTGCTCGCTAA